The following coding sequences lie in one Rutidosis leptorrhynchoides isolate AG116_Rl617_1_P2 chromosome 4, CSIRO_AGI_Rlap_v1, whole genome shotgun sequence genomic window:
- the LOC139841723 gene encoding uncharacterized protein, with amino-acid sequence MADPNFHQAITVTNIQNIILIVLDIEKSQYASWAELFKIHYIAYDAIDHIIPPSITPSTESSASTTTDPPTPDPKWKYLDGIVLQWIYSTISNDLLHMILRTNTTAAKTWERLQNIFQDNKYTCALYLNRQLNNIKFDNFSSASAYCQEIKVLVDQLSNVGDHVSEDRMVL; translated from the coding sequence ATGGCCGACCCAAATTTTCATCAAGCTATCACTGTCACCAACATCCAAAATATTATACTCATTGTTCTTGACATTGAGAAAAGCCAATATGCTTCATGGGCGGAACTTTTTAAGATCCACTATATCGCTTATGACGCTATCGACCATATCATTCCACCATCCATCACCCCTTCTACCGAATCATCTGCTTCCACAACCACCGACCCGCCTACTCCCGATCCTAAGTGGAAATATCTTGATGGTATAGTCCTCCAGTGGATCTATAGTACAATCTCTAATGATCTCCTCCATATGATTTTGAGGACAAACACCACTGCGGCTAAGACTTGGGAACGACTCCAAAATATTTTTCAAGATAACAAATACACTTGTGCCTTGTATCTGAATCGCCAATTAAACAATATCAAATTTGACAACTTCTCATCTGCCTCCGCCTATTGTCAAGAAATTAAAGTTCTTGTCGATCAACTCTCAAATGTTGGTGATCATGTAAGTGAAGATCGCATGGTTCTGTAG